One Carbonactinospora thermoautotrophica genomic window, GAATACAGACGATTTATGGGGGTAATTTTTCTGCATCTGCCGGACCTTGTACGTCAGCTACTATGAACCGGACACCGCGTTCGCTATCACCGGCCCCTCACAGCGGCAATCCTGGACACACGGACATATAGGGGCCTTGCACGACCTCCGGCGCGCGGCTCATGCGCGCCCGCCGAAATCCAGGTCACAGGATGCCAGGAATCAACCAAATCATCTCGGTGTTTCCTGATGTGTGGTAGGAGGTGACCGGCCACGAGTATCGCGGGTGGCCTACAGGGGGTAGCCTGGGAGGTCGCTTGTCTACTGACCGACCTGGCCAAATACCCCACTGGATGGGGCCGGGAGTGGCGGATCTCCGTTGACGGCGAACCGCGCCGCGCGCGGCCGAGCCGAGAAGGAGCACGCTCCGAAACCCCGGTCCTGCTCCTGCACGGCCTGGGCAGCACATGCGCGGTATTCGCCGCGCTACGCCGCGAGTTGCGCAACCACGGCTTCCACCACGTGGAATCCGCGACCTACAGCCCGCTCATCCGTGACGCACGCACCGCCGCGCAACTGCTCGCCGAACGGGTACAGGAGATACGCGAACGCTCCGGGCAGGACCGGATCCACATCGTGGGCCACAGCCTGGGCGGTCTCATCGCCCGCTACTACGTCCAGCGGCTCGGCGGTGACGCGTACGTGGACATCCTGATCACCGTGGGCACCCCGCACCAGGGCACGCACGCCGCCCGCCTGCTGGCCCCGCTACCGGTGACGCGCCAGCTCCACCCGAACAGCCCCCTGATCCACGAGCTGGCCGCGCCAGCGCCCGGCTGCCGGACCAGGTTCGTCGCCATCTACAGCGACTTCGACGAGGCGATCATCCCCGCCCGGTACGCCCGCATCGACCACCCTGACCTGCAAGTCCGCAACATCCTGGTCAACAGCATCGGTCACCTGGCCCTACCCCGCCACCGTTCGGTGATCCGGGCGATCTGCACGGAGTTCACCCACGTCGACGGGGTGCAACCCGGTACCGGTCACGCGGACCGTTCGGCGCACACCGCGCCGGACACGGCGCGCTCGCTCCCCGCGCCCTCGTCCCGATCCAGGGTGTCCCAGCCCCGGCGCAAAGCCCGCAGAGCCGGGTCGTGAGCCGCGGTCAACCGGTCCGGTTGACCACCTGGTCGCAGATCGCGGCCAGCGCGGCCTTCGCCGGGATGTCGGGCAGCGGCGCGAGCAGCTCGCGGGCGGACTCGGCGTACCGGCGCAGCTCTCTCCGTGCCGCATCCATGGCCGGGTGGGCGCGCAGCAGGTCCAGGGCCTCGGCCAGGCGCGCGTCGTCGGTCAGGTCGCCGTCCAGCAGTTCCCGCAGCCGGGCGTCGCCCGGGTCCTGCGACGCCTTCGCGT contains:
- a CDS encoding esterase/lipase family protein; translation: MLLHGLGSTCAVFAALRRELRNHGFHHVESATYSPLIRDARTAAQLLAERVQEIRERSGQDRIHIVGHSLGGLIARYYVQRLGGDAYVDILITVGTPHQGTHAARLLAPLPVTRQLHPNSPLIHELAAPAPGCRTRFVAIYSDFDEAIIPARYARIDHPDLQVRNILVNSIGHLALPRHRSVIRAICTEFTHVDGVQPGTGHADRSAHTAPDTARSLPAPSSRSRVSQPRRKARRAGS